The Macrobrachium rosenbergii isolate ZJJX-2024 chromosome 20, ASM4041242v1, whole genome shotgun sequence region TGGGAAAAAATGGAGTGATTGGTGCTAGGTACTTTCCCGAGAGGAAAATGGATTATGTTCTGTAGGCCACTGGAATAAAGTTGGGAATCACATTGCAGTTGAGAAATGGAGGATCTAGAGTTCCTGTCACGTTATGGAATAATGGGGTCGCCTTTAGGGTTTGGTAATTGCGGTAGTACTTGTTAAGTTGGGCAGTTAGACGCGCCTTTTGCTAGGTAAATTTGTCAGGTGGTGTcgtcatgtaatatatattatatatatatatatatatatatatatatatatatatatatatatatatatatgtggtgtgtgtatatgtactgtacgtgTGTGCTAGCATATGTGCATGAATACATCCATATGTAATAAACACCTACGTAGATAACTGTGCAGAAGTGTATGGACGCTTCCACCTTGCCATACCTACAAAACATGTATTTTACAAGTATGAATACATTGTTCTTCATACACGCgagcacgtatatatatatatatatatatatatatatatatatatatatatatatatatatatatatatatatatcctcataaaCAATTACGAGAACTGTATAATCCGTAAGCATGATTTCCGGAGGAATGTTTGCACTGGAACTTTTGAAATTCTTACAATGGAATATCCTACTCTCGCGCCCTCTTTATCAACTTTGCTGTTTCTAAAACAATTTCCGGTGCGCGATGGCTGGGTAACTTTCACTTTTCCCTCCAGCCCAAcggctctgtttttttttatccacgtctctctttatatatatatatatatatatatatatatatatatatatatatatatatatatatatatgtatatatatacacatatatatgtatatatgtatgtttgtatatatactataaatagaatatatatataaatatatatgtgtgtatttatttgttttacattttttctttgcttttatatttattaattttcatatttattaatttatattagtttatttatttgtatatatacttatttatttaaatattgagactgttatcttatttatttagttatttagatatttatttatttatatagtaatttatctattattctgtctatttatttatttacttttctgtcCATCAACTAAGCAGTATTTCTAACAAGCCCAGGAAAGCTGCATTTCAGTCTAAAACACAATCCACATACAGTGGTCCATTACGAAATGCCTCAATACCactcataaacaatatacttGAGGAAACAGCCATCAGCAGTACTtcgagagagaaagtgagagggggAGACAAAGCCCACCCCCTCTTCCTCCACCCAGTAAGAGGATAAGACCCGCGATACCTGAAAGATTAACAGACCTCCTTGATGGACCACGTCGGTCGAGAGGATTTGCCAGGACCTCCTGATGACCGGCCATTAAGAAGATCTCGAAAGGATCAAGGCGGGTAATTACTCGATACAAAAAGGTTCGACCGCCAaatgccttttcttcttcttcttttttacagGGGATCGTCCGGGACTCATCTACACTTCCCTAGAGATTATCGCGCGGCTTGGAGAAATCCCGTCGGAGGAAATGAGAGGAGAAACCAAAGATGGACAGACAGTGTGTGTAACAATGAGGATGTTTAATGAGAAATTTCCCTTTCACTTTCGGTAAATGAGGACGGTGTTTCCTCTCACTTTCGGCAAGATGAGAACTGTGTTCCCTGTCACTTTCGGCCTGTGAGAACGGTGTTTCCTCTGACTTTCGGCAAGATGAGAACTGTGTTCCCTGTCACTTTCGGCCTGTGAGAACGGTGTTTCCTCTCACTTTCGGCAAGATGAGAACTGTGTTCCCTGTCACTTTCGGCCTGTGAGAACGGTGTTTCCTCTCACTTTCGGCAAGATGAGAACTGTGTTCCCTGTCACTTTCGGCCTGTGAGAACGGTGTTTCCTCTCACTTTCGGCAAGATGAGAACTGTGTTCCCTGTCACTTTCGGCCTGTGAGAACGGTGTTTCCTCTCACTTTCGGCAAGATGAGAACTGTGTTCCCTGTCACTTTCGGCCTGTGAGAACGGTGTTTCCTCTCACTTTCGGCAAGATGAGAACTGTGTTCCCTGTCACTTTCGGCCTGTGAGAACGGTGTTTCCTCTCACTTTCGGCAAGATGAGAACTGTGTTCCCTGTCACTTTCGGCCTGTGAGAACGGTGTTTCCTCTCACTTTCGGCAAGATGAGAACTGTGTTCCCTGTCACTTTCGGCCTGTGAGAACGGTGTTTCCTTTCACTTTCGGCAAGATGAGAACTGTGTTCCCTGTCACTTTCGGCCTGTGAGAACGGTGTTTCCTCTCACTTTCGGCAAGATGAGAACTGTGTTCCCTGTCACTTTCGGCCTGTGAGAACGGTGTTTCCTCTCACTTTCGGCAAGATGAGAACTGTGTTCCTGTCACTTTCGGCCTGTGAGAACGGTGTTTCCTCTCACTTTCGGCAAGATGAGAACTGTGTTCCCTGTCACTTTCGGCCTGTGAGAACGGTGTTTCCTCTCACTTTCGGCAAGATGAGAACTGTGTTCCCTGTCACTTTCGGCCTGTGAGAACGGTGTTTCCTCTCACTTTCGGCAAGATGAGAACTGTTCCCTGTCACTTTCGGCCTGTGAGAACGGTGTTTCCTCTCACTTTCGGCAAGATGAGAACTGTGTTCCCTGTCACTTTCGGCCTGTGAGAACGGTGTTTCCTCTCACTTTCGGCAAGATGAGAACTGTGTTCCCTGTCACTTTCGGCCTGTGAGAACACTTCCTCTCACTTTCGGCAAGATGAGAACTGTGTTCCCTGTCACTTTCGGCCTGTGAGAACGGTGTTTCCTCTCACTTTCGGCAAGATGAGAACTGTGTTCCCTGTCACTTTCGGCCTGTGAGAACGGTGTTTCCTCTCACTTTCGGCAAGATGAGAACTGTGTTCCCTGTCACTTTCGGCCTGTGAGAACGGTGTTTCCTCTCACTTTCGGCAAGATGAGAAATGTGTTCCCTGTCACTTTCGGCCTGTGAGAACGGTGTTTCCTCTCACTTTCGGCAAGATGAGAACTGTGTTCCCTGTCACTTTCGGCCTGTGAGAATGGTGTTTCCTCTCACTTTCGGCAAGATGAGAACTGTGTTCCCTGTCACTTTCGGCCTGTGAGAACGGTGTTTCCTCTCACTTTCGGCAAGATGAGAACTGTGTTCCCTGTCACTTTCGGCCTGTGAGAACGgtgtttcctttcacttttcgGCAAGATGAGAATAGTGTTTCCCTCCACTTTTGGCCGAATGAGAATGGTGTTTCTGTCACCTTCGGCATGATGAGAACTTTGTTCCCTGTCACTTTCAGCCAGATGAGAGCTGTGTTCCTTGTTACTTTCGGCCTTTGAGAATGGTGTTTCCTCTGACTTTCGGCAAAATGAGAACTGTGTTTCCTATCACTTTCAGCCAGGTGAGAACCCTGTTCCCTGTCACTTTCGGCCTGTGAGAATGGTGTTTCCTTCCACTTTTCGGCGAGATGAGAATGGCGTTTCCTTCCACTTTGGCCGAATGAGAAGTGTGTTCCCTTTCACTTTCTACGAAATGAGATTTTGTGTTCTCTTTCACTTCCAGACAAATGAGATTTCTGTTCACGTTCATTTTCGGGCAGATGAGAACGGTGTTCCTGTCACTTTCGGAGAAAGGGGGACGGTGTTCCCTGTCACTCTCGGCCAAACGAGAATGGTGTTCCCTGACACTTTCGGAGAAGGGGGAACGGTGTTCCCTTTCACTCTTAGAGAAATGAGAACTGTGTTCCCTGTCACTTTCGGCCAAATGAGAACCTTGTTTCCTTTCACCTTCGGCCAAATGAGAAGCGCCCTCTTTCGCTCTCAGGCAAATGTGTTCCCTTTCACTTAATTCCGGAACGAAATATATaaggaattcaaatgaaaagttatttcaggtttacttgttttgtttgggttttcaatattttatagaTCCGGCACATGAATTTTATGGTAATATCAGTGTATCTACCAAGAGCGATGAAAATCatcatgtaaatatttgtaataatgatatattatgaTTGTATCTTGTATTAACAGTTATCATGTTGATAATGGGAACTTGTTCGCGTTCAGTGTCCAATAATTAAAAACGGAGAAATATGAAACATCTTGGCACGATGAGTAAGTAGGCGAGATCTGTGGAAATTTTTCATCTTACAGTAGTACTGCGCCGTTTGTGaagcattactgttatttttcacttaaataaaataGAGGTTTCGCTGCTTACGGAAATAATTCACCCTATTGTTTTTTAAGGCACGTTGGAAGATTCAAAGTTATTCTCAAGGTTAAAGGCGATATCCTTGACTGCAAATACTTCCCGATTCCTTGCCATTACTGGAATACGGTACCAGTTTCTACCCTTCCCTCTTCTACAAGACGTAAAGCAAGTAGAATTTTACGTCCTTCTCTCTAGTCTATGACGTTAAAAAAGCCTCCTCTCTTCTACATGACGTAAAACAGGTAGGATTTTTCGCCCTTCTCGCTTCTGCATGACGTAAAACAAGTAGGAATTTTTGTCCTTCTCTCTTCTACTTGACGTAAAACAAGTAGGATTTTATGTCCTTCTTTCTTCTACATGACGTAAAACAAGTAGGAAATTTCGCCCTTCTCTCTTCTACATGACGTTTATAAAACAAGTAGGATTTTATGCCATTCTGTCTTCTAAATGACGTAAAACAAGTAGGAAATTTTGTCCTTCTCTCTTCTACATGACGTAAAACAAGAAGGATTCCATCCTTCTCTGTCTCCTCTATGACGGAAAACAAGTAGGATTTTATGCCCTTCTCTCTTCTACATGGCGTAAAACAAGAAGGATTCCATCCTTCTCTGTCTCCTCTATGACGGAAAACAAGTAGGATTTTATACCCTTCTCTCTTCTACATGGCGTAAAACAAACAGGATTTTA contains the following coding sequences:
- the LOC136848976 gene encoding spermatogenesis-associated protein 31H1-like, whose translation is MELSNLEWFNMDMELFNVEWFNMELSNLEWFNMELSNLEWFTVERFNIVNVPQSNVEWFNVERLNVGWFNVEQSNVERFSVEREREHICLRAKEGASHLAEGERKQGSHLAESDREHSSHFSKSEREHRSPFSESVREHHSRLAESDREHRPPFSESDRNTVLICPKMNVNRNLICLEVKENTKSHFVESEREHTSHSAKVEGNAILISPKSGRKHHSHRPKVTGNRVLTWLKVIGNTVLILPKAESDREHSSHLAESERKHHSHRPKVTGNTVLILPKAESDREHSSHLAESERKHRSHRPKVTGNTVLILPKAESDREHSSHLAESERKHRSHRPKVTGNSSHLAESERKHRSHRPKVTGNTVLILPKAESDREHSSHLAESERKHRSHRPKVTGNTVLILPKAESDREHSSHLAESERKHRSHRPKVTGNTVLILPKVRGNTVLTGRK